GTGAGCATGCCCTGGCGCGCGGTCCTCTTTACTATGCGGGCGATGTAAAGTCTCGTGTTGCGGATCTGCACGCTGCCTTTGCGGATCCGACGGTGGATGCGATTGTTTGCACGCGTGGTGGATGGGGCTCTGCGGAGCTTCTGCCTCATCTTGATGCGGAGTTGATTCGTACGCACGCGAAGCCCTTCGTCGGCTACAGCGACCACACGTCGCTCGCGATCTGGCTGCAGAACGAAGTTGGCTTCGGCATGTTCTACGGACCGATGGTGTCTGCCGATTTTGCGTGTGGCCGCGCGGTAGAAGAGTCGGTCGATCTTGCCTCGTGGCGTCATGCACTGCAAGGCGATGCAGCATGGGGCGTCGGTGCGATGGAGGGCATGCGCATGCTGCGCCCTGGAGATGCCGAGGGTGTGTTGTTTGGCGGCTGCATCTCTATTCTTGCTGAATCGCTGGGAACGCCATATGCACTGCGGCCACCTTCTGATGGCGGCGTGTTGTTTCTTGAAGATGTGGGAACGAAGCCGTACCAGTGGGACAGGCTGCTCGTGCATCTTCGATACGCTGGCGTGCTCGATGCGGCAAAGGGAATCGTCTTCGGCGATATGGAGCAATGCGCCGATGTGTTTGAAAATGAATTGTTGGAGCAGGCGATTCTGCATAGCCTTCGCGACTTCGCAGGACCGATTGCGATCGGCTTACGGTGCGGCCATGTGTATGGGCCAAATGTGACGCTTCCGCTCGGAGCGAAGGTGCGCTTGAGTGCGCGGGAAGTGCGGCTGGAGATTCTAGAAGCGGTGGTGGGCTAGAGATGCGAGAGACGAAACATGTTCATCTGATCGGGATCTGCGGCACAGCGATGGCTTCGCTTGCGGGGATGCTGCAGGCGCAGGGGCATCGCGTTACGGGATCGGACGCCGCAGCGTATCCGCCGATGAGCGATCAGTTAGCCGAAATGCACATTCCCGTGATGCAGCCATATTCGGAAGCAAACCTTACGCCCCGTCCTGACATGGTCGTGGTGGGAAATGCAATCTCGCGCGGGAATCCAGAGTTGGAGTATGTGCTGGATCAGCGTGTCTGCTTCGTCTCCATGGCGGCGTTGATCCACGATGAGTTTCTGCAAGAGCGCGAGCCGCTCGTGGTCTGTGGGACGCATGGGAAGACCACGACGACGAGCATGCTGGCGTGGATCTACGAAGTGGCTTCGCGCACCATGCCGGAGCTGGCGGCTTCGTTTCTGATCGGCGGCGTGGCTGAGAACTTCGGAACGTCGTTTCTTGTGCGACTAGAGACGAAGCCCTTCATCCTCGAAGGCGATGAGTACGACACGGCCTTCTTCGACAAGGGGCCCAAGTTTCTGCACTACTTTCCCGACGCCGCGATCTTGACGCATGTGGAGTATGACCATGCGGACATTTACGCGGACCTGGAGGCGGTAAAGACCGCCTTCAAGCGCCTCGTAAATCTGGTGCCACGGCGCGGACGGATCGTGGCCTTCGACGGAAGCGCGAATGTGACAGAGTGTGTCGCGCGCGCGTTCTGTGCAGTGGAGCGGTATGGATTTGAACCCAGCTCCTATTGGCAGATGAAGGACTTCAAGGGCGGCGCTTCAACCAAGTGGACGTTGTTGCGCGAAGGGAAGCACTTTGCCGACCTGGAGCTTCCGATGGCCGGCGAGCACAACGCGCTGAACGCCACGGCAGCGGCTGCGATGGCAGCGGGACAGGGCGTTCCCGCAGTGGCGATTGTCGAAGCACTGGCGAGCTTCCGCAGTGTGAAGCGTCGGCTGGAGGTACGCGCGGAGGTCAACGGCATCACGATCATCGACGACTTCGCGCATCACCCGACG
This genomic stretch from Terriglobus saanensis SP1PR4 harbors:
- a CDS encoding S66 peptidase family protein, which encodes MKLRALRAGGRIAVISPASAPKAEAVERGVERLCALGYEVVLGEHALARGPLYYAGDVKSRVADLHAAFADPTVDAIVCTRGGWGSAELLPHLDAELIRTHAKPFVGYSDHTSLAIWLQNEVGFGMFYGPMVSADFACGRAVEESVDLASWRHALQGDAAWGVGAMEGMRMLRPGDAEGVLFGGCISILAESLGTPYALRPPSDGGVLFLEDVGTKPYQWDRLLVHLRYAGVLDAAKGIVFGDMEQCADVFENELLEQAILHSLRDFAGPIAIGLRCGHVYGPNVTLPLGAKVRLSAREVRLEILEAVVG
- the mpl gene encoding UDP-N-acetylmuramate:L-alanyl-gamma-D-glutamyl-meso-diaminopimelate ligase, whose translation is MRETKHVHLIGICGTAMASLAGMLQAQGHRVTGSDAAAYPPMSDQLAEMHIPVMQPYSEANLTPRPDMVVVGNAISRGNPELEYVLDQRVCFVSMAALIHDEFLQEREPLVVCGTHGKTTTTSMLAWIYEVASRTMPELAASFLIGGVAENFGTSFLVRLETKPFILEGDEYDTAFFDKGPKFLHYFPDAAILTHVEYDHADIYADLEAVKTAFKRLVNLVPRRGRIVAFDGSANVTECVARAFCAVERYGFEPSSYWQMKDFKGGASTKWTLLREGKHFADLELPMAGEHNALNATAAAAMAAGQGVPAVAIVEALASFRSVKRRLEVRAEVNGITIIDDFAHHPTAIRETLRALRSAYPDRRLIAVLEPRSNTLRRNVFEADLIDSLSGANEVALASVFKSEAIPTTERLEPQRVVAGLTQIGIPAQLYSDADAIVTGLTPRLLPGDVVAILSNGGFGDIYTKLPRAIAAQNSEAENGE